Proteins found in one Hyla sarda isolate aHylSar1 chromosome 7, aHylSar1.hap1, whole genome shotgun sequence genomic segment:
- the LOC130283003 gene encoding protein kinase C delta type-like isoform X1 gives MAATGGRGDGEKERGKKMKREEEDEEEEKRGDERKKKEVSEELKRGKKRKREESEEVEKERGAKRKREEEREEEEKRGDERKKKEVGLASVPGRNNYVAIKGITKTADNAAILQRERRILLLARDCPFLCHLYAAQQSQDHAFFITEYLSGGSLEALLRVYSSLNIEIVRFFTAEIACGLHFLHRQNIVHRDIKPDNIMLDRDGHICIIDLGLAQDGVTSSNKIQGVTGTLLYMAPEVLQRKSYHAAVDWWSLGIVVSRMSAGRSPFYFGCDREMARDSITREKPNIPSWLPADLKHLIKQLLHKNPEKRLGVNRNIREHPFFTTINWEELEQKRAQPPFTPFEAALKKGDLRWSEVETALHPLEGFSFIAPSWEW, from the exons ATGGCGGCTACTGGAGGAAGAGGAGATGGCGAGAAGGAGAGAGGAAAGAAGAtgaagagagaagaggaggacgaggaggaggagaagagaggagatgagaggaagaagaaagaggtgagcgaggagctgaagagaggaaagaagaggaagagagaagagagcgaggaggtggagaaggagagaggagcgaagaggaagagagaagaggagcgcgaggaggaggagaagagaggagatgagaggaagaagaaagag GTGGGCCTGGCATCAGTCCCCGGCCGAAACAACTACGTCGCCATCAAAGGTATCACCAAAACAGCGGACAATGCAGCAATCCTACAGAGAGAGCGACGGATACTCCTGCTGGCCCGAGACTGCCCgttcctgtgtcacctgtatgCTGCACAGCAGTCTCAGGACCATGCCTTCTTCATCACCGAGTACCTGTCCGGCGGCAGCTTGGAGGCTTTACTCAGAGTGTACAGCAGTCTAAACATCGAAATAGTAAGATTCTTCACAGCAGAGATTGCATGTGGCCTCCATTTCCTTCACAGACAGAACATCGTCCACCG AGATATCAAGCCAGATAACATCATGCTGGATCGAGATGGACACATCTGCATCATAGACCTCGGACTTGCCCAAGATGGCGTCACCTCCTCCAACAAGATCCAAGGAGTGACGGGCACATTACTTTACATGGCCCCAGAGgtgctccagaggaagagttACCATGCAGCGGTTGACTGGTGGAGCCTGGGGATTGTTGTATCCCGGATGTCAGCAGGACGTTCCCCATTCTACTTTGGCTGCGACAGAGAAATGGCTCGCGATTCCATCACCAGAGAGAAGCCTAATATTCCATCTTGGCTCCCTGCTGACCTGAAACATCTCATCAAACAACTGCTGCACAAGAATCCTGAGAAGCGGCTGGGTGTGAACAGGAACATCAGAGAACATCCATTCTTCACCACCATCAACTGGGAGGAACTGGAGCAGAAGAGAGCACAGCCGCCATTTACACCATTCGAGGCAGCTCTGAAGAagggagacctgcggtggtcagagGTAGAGACAGCTCTTCACCCCTTGGAAGGATTCTCCTTCATAGCTCCAAGCTGGGAATGGTAA
- the LOC130283003 gene encoding protein kinase C delta type-like isoform X2 — protein sequence MAATGGRGDGEKERGKKMKREEEDEEEEKRGDERKKKEVGLASVPGRNNYVAIKGITKTADNAAILQRERRILLLARDCPFLCHLYAAQQSQDHAFFITEYLSGGSLEALLRVYSSLNIEIVRFFTAEIACGLHFLHRQNIVHRDIKPDNIMLDRDGHICIIDLGLAQDGVTSSNKIQGVTGTLLYMAPEVLQRKSYHAAVDWWSLGIVVSRMSAGRSPFYFGCDREMARDSITREKPNIPSWLPADLKHLIKQLLHKNPEKRLGVNRNIREHPFFTTINWEELEQKRAQPPFTPFEAALKKGDLRWSEVETALHPLEGFSFIAPSWEW from the exons ATGGCGGCTACTGGAGGAAGAGGAGATGGCGAGAAGGAGAGAGGAAAGAAGAtgaagagagaagaggaggacgaggaggaggagaagagaggagatgagaggaagaagaaagag GTGGGCCTGGCATCAGTCCCCGGCCGAAACAACTACGTCGCCATCAAAGGTATCACCAAAACAGCGGACAATGCAGCAATCCTACAGAGAGAGCGACGGATACTCCTGCTGGCCCGAGACTGCCCgttcctgtgtcacctgtatgCTGCACAGCAGTCTCAGGACCATGCCTTCTTCATCACCGAGTACCTGTCCGGCGGCAGCTTGGAGGCTTTACTCAGAGTGTACAGCAGTCTAAACATCGAAATAGTAAGATTCTTCACAGCAGAGATTGCATGTGGCCTCCATTTCCTTCACAGACAGAACATCGTCCACCG AGATATCAAGCCAGATAACATCATGCTGGATCGAGATGGACACATCTGCATCATAGACCTCGGACTTGCCCAAGATGGCGTCACCTCCTCCAACAAGATCCAAGGAGTGACGGGCACATTACTTTACATGGCCCCAGAGgtgctccagaggaagagttACCATGCAGCGGTTGACTGGTGGAGCCTGGGGATTGTTGTATCCCGGATGTCAGCAGGACGTTCCCCATTCTACTTTGGCTGCGACAGAGAAATGGCTCGCGATTCCATCACCAGAGAGAAGCCTAATATTCCATCTTGGCTCCCTGCTGACCTGAAACATCTCATCAAACAACTGCTGCACAAGAATCCTGAGAAGCGGCTGGGTGTGAACAGGAACATCAGAGAACATCCATTCTTCACCACCATCAACTGGGAGGAACTGGAGCAGAAGAGAGCACAGCCGCCATTTACACCATTCGAGGCAGCTCTGAAGAagggagacctgcggtggtcagagGTAGAGACAGCTCTTCACCCCTTGGAAGGATTCTCCTTCATAGCTCCAAGCTGGGAATGGTAA
- the LOC130283003 gene encoding protein kinase C delta type-like isoform X3, with amino-acid sequence MAHRNRSCSGEDLLHWVGLASVPGRNNYVAIKGITKTADNAAILQRERRILLLARDCPFLCHLYAAQQSQDHAFFITEYLSGGSLEALLRVYSSLNIEIVRFFTAEIACGLHFLHRQNIVHRDIKPDNIMLDRDGHICIIDLGLAQDGVTSSNKIQGVTGTLLYMAPEVLQRKSYHAAVDWWSLGIVVSRMSAGRSPFYFGCDREMARDSITREKPNIPSWLPADLKHLIKQLLHKNPEKRLGVNRNIREHPFFTTINWEELEQKRAQPPFTPFEAALKKGDLRWSEVETALHPLEGFSFIAPSWEW; translated from the exons GTGGGCCTGGCATCAGTCCCCGGCCGAAACAACTACGTCGCCATCAAAGGTATCACCAAAACAGCGGACAATGCAGCAATCCTACAGAGAGAGCGACGGATACTCCTGCTGGCCCGAGACTGCCCgttcctgtgtcacctgtatgCTGCACAGCAGTCTCAGGACCATGCCTTCTTCATCACCGAGTACCTGTCCGGCGGCAGCTTGGAGGCTTTACTCAGAGTGTACAGCAGTCTAAACATCGAAATAGTAAGATTCTTCACAGCAGAGATTGCATGTGGCCTCCATTTCCTTCACAGACAGAACATCGTCCACCG AGATATCAAGCCAGATAACATCATGCTGGATCGAGATGGACACATCTGCATCATAGACCTCGGACTTGCCCAAGATGGCGTCACCTCCTCCAACAAGATCCAAGGAGTGACGGGCACATTACTTTACATGGCCCCAGAGgtgctccagaggaagagttACCATGCAGCGGTTGACTGGTGGAGCCTGGGGATTGTTGTATCCCGGATGTCAGCAGGACGTTCCCCATTCTACTTTGGCTGCGACAGAGAAATGGCTCGCGATTCCATCACCAGAGAGAAGCCTAATATTCCATCTTGGCTCCCTGCTGACCTGAAACATCTCATCAAACAACTGCTGCACAAGAATCCTGAGAAGCGGCTGGGTGTGAACAGGAACATCAGAGAACATCCATTCTTCACCACCATCAACTGGGAGGAACTGGAGCAGAAGAGAGCACAGCCGCCATTTACACCATTCGAGGCAGCTCTGAAGAagggagacctgcggtggtcagagGTAGAGACAGCTCTTCACCCCTTGGAAGGATTCTCCTTCATAGCTCCAAGCTGGGAATGGTAA